From the Colletotrichum lupini chromosome 1, complete sequence genome, the window CGGAGCGCCGACGAGGAGGCACAGTTCCTAgccgaaggagaagaaggctaCGAGCTCGAGGAGAGCACATCCAGCACGCCCTCGCTGCTCTCGCAGCAAAAGTTCGGCCCTCACGTCCCCCACAAGCGGCACTGCCTCGCCGGACCTCAACCGCCGCGCGTACATGTCATCCGGCCCGTCCTGCCCGCTGTCCAGGAAGCGCCGCCGCGTCTGCTGGACCTCGTGGCGCCGACGCCGCGCCGAAAGGCCGTCGTCGTTGCCGTGTTCCTGGCGCTGTGGGCCGTCGCCTTCTCCATTCCACTCGCGTCGTCCCGGGCGATCAGGGATGGGCTCGGTAGGGAAGTCATTAACCTGGACTGCGGCGACACCCTTTGGCGCTTCAAAAATGGGTGCGGGCTTGACGGTGCCGACTGCAGGCCCTTTACGAACTCTTCATTTTCTTTCAGGTGTCCGGCAAACTGCATGGCTCACAAGTTGTTGAACCCCCACGCCGTCGGTGACCGGGAGATCGTCTACCAGCCGCTGGTCGTAGGCGACGAGATCTACCGCGGCGACTCCATGATTTGCGCTTCAGCGATCCACGCAGGCATCGTGACGGACCTGAGCGGAGGCTGCGGCCGTCTTCATCGTGTCGGCCAGCACGCAGGGTTCAATAGCACGACTAAGAACGGCGTCGAGACCGTTCCGTTTGACTCGTACTTCCCGCTGTCGTACAACCTCACTTCGGACCCGTCCCTTCAGTGCGGCAAGCGTGACCCCCGCCAGGCTCTTCTACCGACATCCATGTTCTTCACCTCCATCTTTTCCCTCTTCACGACGAGCCCGGCGTGGCAGTTCTTCGTCTCCTTTGTCGGCATCTTTGCCCATGTCAGCTTCGGCTCCGATCCGCCCACAGCATCGCGGCACGCTGCCTCCGTCCTGCCGGATCGTATCTCTAAGTTCACCGGCCGTCTGCTTCCTGCACTCTTCTGCGCCGCCGTGCTCTACCGACTCTGCGTCAGACGAACCCTCACAGATGTGAGGGCCCAGTTCGAGAAGACGGCGCTCTGGTTGGGAGGGTTCTGGTTCGGCGCGCTGTCGAACTATACATTTGGATGGATGCCGATCCAGCGCCTCACGGCACACGACATTGAGCACCAGCCTGGCGCCAAGCCCGCGCTGGCTCTCATCTTGATCATCCTGACCTTTGTGATGGCCAAGCAGGTCTACTTCTTCTGGCTCGAGGGGAGACTACCTCGGTTTCTTGCGCTCTATGCGCTTTTCCTGGCTGCCGTCATTGTCGGCGTCTCAATTCCGGGCGTGGACCTCCGCGTGCACCATTACATCATGGCATTCTGTCTGCTCCCTGGTACCAGCATGCAGACGCGGACGTCTCTGTTCTACCAGGGGATGCTGCTGGGCCTCTTCGTCAACGGCATCGCGCGATGGGGCTTCGACTCGGTTCTTCAGACGCCCGATGAGTTGCGCGAGGACGGCCCCTTCAACTCGCTGCTCCCGCAAATTGCGAAACCAATCTTCTCCACGGGCTCCTTTGAGCCCAGTGTGACCTTCAGCTGGCTCGTACCGCCAAATATTGCCAACGAGTTTGACGGTATCAGCGCTCTAGTCAACGACGTCGAGCGGTTCCGGTATTATTTTGCCGATGGCCCCGTCGACAACGAGTTTGTGTGGTTGAGGAAGGCCAAGATGGTGCTTCCCGAGTATTTTAGATTTGCGTACATGAAGGACGGTGTGACGCTAGACTATACACAGGCCGGGACCTGGTTCTCGAACGGGTCGTGGGTGATGCCTTCATAGTAGACTTTAGCATAACATTTGCATGACCGGATAGAATGGAAGGGGGCGTTTAATCGTGGCTACTTTGTTTATTGGGGAGCGACATGGATCCTACAAGATAATCAATCACATCTTAACAAGCATCTTCAAATTTCTTGACATGAAGTCAATCGTTAAGAAAGCAAGGGTTCGTTGATACATGTAAGCACCAGTGACATTGTCCTGCATGAAGATACTTTCAGCCCCTAGGTGCGAGCAGCCAACCAGTTCACCTCTCGATCTGAGTGCTACACTGCCCAACTGACTGCCTTGAGGGCCATCCCAAAACGATTTACGAGCGCCCGACGCGTACTGTTGAGCTGTTTCTCACGGTCTTTCTCTACtcctaagtaccttattatcaaagaaagttaattctttctaagTCATAAGTAcaagaatatagttttaataaaatagtatagtacttacttagtatttaaattaagatacttttttaagcttattataaaaaaaagataattatattattaactacttactatcgaagtttataagtagtactatagctttaactataatagcttcgtttataataaataaaaagtttaattataagtcctttaaaagcctctttttaagaactataagagcctctaagttaagttaaaatgcttattaaaatattaataactaaactaaccttacgataacgaccttaataaaagacttaataaataacgctaaaagccttattaatattaagtacgatttacgaagtataataacgtaactatagagtattattaatatatcttatgttaaaaagggtattattaatattaataaaataaatgaggctatattaatatagtgccttaacttttttttatagctcgaggataatcgctttaaataatattaaaagtttattaaaaagctttctTAAGTACTCTAGTATATTTACCGCTATttccgtaataataagactcccggcgcttatatataaaaatataatagattcgggatgcggccagtaataggatactaataacttagtaactaatatacggatcgtattataaaagaactttttaagaagtaaagcctttataaaagactttataagctttagttttataatatatttatatttatattatagcctcgctagttaagtatttatagcctaattttttataattctaaagcttctatttttataaagtaattagtataagtaataataaattataaaaacgaacggaacgttaacgaaacaatacttagttattaataaagagctattagtattaataagctatagctatttagagtcgattatttaaccctattttatttaggggaacgagcttattataaggtaaatcttatttaaatattagtatttataaaagagctaaataaagaagataattaaaataaattacttttatgggctagttactttattaatactctaaagattttatttattataaacggggcgtttattaataattaattattaaatatatgaGGTTAAAGTACGTATAAAAGTGcgagtaatattaaaatagctagtttaataaaccttataagcctaataataacttacttttataaaataataaaaataatagttaaagattaaaattaagaacggcgttaatataaagagctcgtttaataatttattaagtagctagcgatatatttaggttaataagaatataaaaagcctcttttttataactataaactaattaaaaaagagtttacgaatacttaggtagtaaattagattattattataaaaataagtaataagctttatatagaaagtattataaaatagtatattaaataggccctatttaaaatatttttattattataaatataataatataattataaaaagagcttttaagatccccttttttaaggcaactttttagcgtttatttattaataatacgtagaccCCGAGACTTAAAAACGGGAATATTATAGAGAGCTAAGAATAaagaagctaaaaaagaactagacccctacttagttctttactaagtaattagtaatttattataatttaggtatagaaaatatagagaatttaaaagtagaggtatattagttctttttcaaattactattttagttataggacgatttaatttattatagggttttaattaagaaagtatgcgatatagtttataaagctaataaattataattattaaattagtaaaagggtagcaactagttataaaaagatagtaaaaagaggttatatttattattaaaataattacgttaaatatcccctttttataaaaaaaagagtagggaGAGCTTTAAGGGGCTAGGCTTTAAGGACTTGttaagagtaatattataaaagttatataataagagtgctcgtactaagttattataaaagcgttgtagtaataatattaagtattttatatataataaaataggctatatatttagtaagtactaaaagaataagttaagaagtaggggtaacgataagttaatatacccctaattaaagctaacgttagtaactatttaataagttattactaagctaagagttatagaggttaatttattaaaaaacgagtaaaTATAAGTGTTATAGCAGTGGGCATTAGGGCCCTGTGGGCCCTATGGCTCAGCCTTAggctataaagctaagctcttagtaattacgtaacgagctagactgctaagcctaaagggctagcccgctagcttttacttattattctattttttctctttttatattaagtctttagttaattaggttaatatagtagcgttctaacctattttaagttcccttttataatactacttaacgttacttaattaattattcttTAGAAAcggaataataatatcttaactaattaattactaactacccttattaagaaagcgtataagagagctaaataatagctaactaaattaattatatataagtagtataactaatactccctaaatatataccccctttattaaacgtaataattaaaggatatagctaaagaggctaggtctccttttatattaatagtttttaataaagttattacttttataagtccCGATAGAGCGTCGTAGGCCTTAATAAAGGCGCTAAGCTCCTAGTTATTAACCCTAAAGTTatgttatttaactagttaatagagcgcttcttaccttttattacttaggctaattacttagtatactttaataacgtagctaattagcttattttacttatttatatttataataatatcctttttaaaaaaaatactaagtagtatatcgacctcgaccttatttaagaattatattttaaaaataataagaagaccctacttaaatagattaaataataattaaaaatacgtattacttagtattaattaaaataggtcctagtttttattattagctagctaagtaataatactaagtacttatatataataacttataaaaaccttaactttacgtatattattattataaagctctatattataaaaaaagcccttacctaagcctatattagtaatataactatagttaaaaagttagagtaattagagaacggctcttaagctagctctatttagaatattattacttttaatacgctaaagtagtagctagtacgcttagaaatataaaatagctataaaactactctagcctcgtcttattttattacttatagctcttaaaaaatacttaacgtacctatttttataagtaataatactagccttaagttcgattactagctttagtatattataaagcgcttagagaatattaattataatataaataggtactacttagaatatattattaataaaattaaaagtagtgctatagaatttatatacttaatactaacgtttaacgagattattatagctaagtagctattttacgagcttaaatCGGCTTATATTAATCCGACTATTACAAACGacgctagttataagctaaatatacttataattatacttaaaaatatctattaaaaacgctctatatttactaagctcgcgcgtgttaataagcttctaaagtcttaataaaagcgccgtttttataataagttacttatatatcttcgtaactaggctatattaaagtacttaaataatacggctactttttaaaaatatactaagtacgttacttaactagctaatataatataacccccttttataaaaaaccgcTTAGTTAAAGCTTTTAGCTAAACTCGCTagactttaaataaaaataataaaaataataaaagtaataaaaataatagaggtactaagggtactaaataggactaaggtcgtacttctatttataaaacgatccttaaagccctatattaaaaacttaaggatagtagcgcttactttatttataataatactaaatatatctctaaggactattttaaaaagccgaAGACTACTATAGCCGCTATTAGCGCTACCGcgggccctattaaaatagaattaggtttagaaaactaaaacctttagtaaaaataaactcctagctaggggatacgtataaaaaggacggaaaattaataattaatttagtaaacttataggattttataaggggctagccccttaaaatagagcttatattagtatttaataaatataaaatttacttaagagccttatttaatataagagctaataagtacggatttataaataactacgtaacccctttattataataattttgcgcagccttattttataaattattatatttaatccctattactaagtttaataaagagcgattaaataatattagtataatataaactactaacttatatattaattaataggtctttttaaaaataccccttttttaacttaatacgggccgctacgacctaatcttagggtagaagtagttcgaatattttaaaataaaccctaatattcgctactaacggctaatatagcctaaggacttattattataaaagacgccCTTTATCATCGTTAGGGATATCGAGgacttatatactttagaaattattaatatataatactaaatcgacgctaattattaataagacctaTTCGAGATAGATATaacctattataattaaaagctttagtagtaataagcaaagggtatactaattaggatattactacgtttattaaaaataacggcccgctaaatataatagttaaataaggctaagaatataaagaaaatagaaCGCGCCCTTAACGGTACTAATATTGCCCCCGTAAAGAGGGCtgagtaataaaaactatacttagtaataatataaataaatattacttttattagcgctcctaattttaaaaagaacttaaaatagaacgacgttaaaataggctctatattactttataagcttaattatattataaaaagtaaaagaaaagaggtagaccccttatataataataactaagttattcgtaaccttataataataaacttattaaaatatttacggCCTTAGaccgacgtttttaataaaatagttaataatatattagtactttataagccgtataactataaaatcgagctcttaaatagtaataaggaaaagctaacttattaccctttatataagtaattagtactagagctagaggttataagagcttatttattaaagtacttataaaaaggatttattaagctaagtaatactctttttatattaccgacgctatttataaaaaagtataataataatctgcgcttttatattaacttttataaacttaataaggttataaaaaaagaccgttatttattattatttattaataagacccttgcgtagctaagtagggtaaaggtatttactaaactaaatattaaataggccttttattatatttacctCGACTTAGCCTCTAAGGACTTAACGACGTTTAgaacttattatagggtatataaatataaagtagtaccctttaggctctataataggcctattacgtattaataatatataaacgagatactaataaaatacttaaataacttttatatagcgtatataaataatatcttaatctttttaaataaccccctttaatactaagaatacgttactaaagtactagactacttatagaaaataggcttataaatagatattaaaaagtgcgaatttagtattatttttataaagtacctaggcttcgtagtttttataaaaagtatatagcttaataaaaagaaagtctttataattaaagactaaaaactacttatattacttaaaagtattaagtctttcctcgggttttataacttttataagagatttataagaAATTACGGCCGCTTAGCTAGGccccttataaagttaataaataagggagttctttttaactttagtaataattacgagacggcttttaaagctataaagctaacgctaacgttagtacttattttttattattttaaattgaAGTTATTAACGCGGCtaaaaaccgacgcttctaacttaatatatattaaagtactattataataataagaggataacgggttataatacttaatagctttttatttaaaaataataagtagtatagagcttaattatactatttataataaaagaatactaataataatattatatttaaaaaaatagcgcgcggagcttataagttataagtataagttcgacgttattataaactattaattattattattttttataactaagcgcttgcttaacttataataagcccgctaagctagtatattagcggactttaatttttaaatttactactacttaaggaaagagaacgtactaactaatgcccttttataaaaaacagAGGAtatctatacttaataagtactaaaagaggctaataggacctaagtcctcttattactaggattattatttcttaatattataataaaactataggcGCTATTAAACGccgtaattagttaactataacttataattagcttatatttattaagaaaacgagctctaggggtacttattaataaagaagattttaaagcttaataaagaccttattatagcgtcttttatattaatataaatactaatagctaaagggtataagcgctagtttatttaaaataacggattattaataataaataggaagctcgtagtacttaaaaaaaagaacttttatattataattatctataaggtttataaataaaagctcctCGCCTATTTagggtataataaggttataaaaataattaaataataatattattagccgGGCTTAACGGcggatacttattaatacgtacggaactattatacttattattaattataaaagctacgtaataagcccccgggggagctaaggctacttttaatacctaactacttataataatatatttttactaattttataactatccttattaattaaaaaggattcaataatatttaggtagtaatagactacttaaataagagggtaatatttattttttattataaaactattataataaaggatataagccggatattttataaataagtactacttattttcggcttattaaaaactattatatcggaccgaggcccctaatttattTCCGACTTCTAGGGGGaactttataagatttataaaattaagctataattattaataactaactacccctggataaatagctaaatagaagtactaaactaatatatattataataattaagattactaattaactagtactaagataactaaagtaatatattactcgcggtcgattttatttatattacttagcttaataagactatagggctattattatacgaaataaaatttagttattagctatagctcttttttaactagtctaagcgaacttactaattcggctttataaaaaagaagctaaattatattaacgcgTAGTGTATAGCctagggaatatataaggcctAGGAGATTATTAAGGGTAATGTAAAGGTTACTTAGGTacgatataagaagtatattaaccGCTACTAGCGCCCGgataacttaaaactaggggactaggtctttattaatacctcgtactaaaagtttactaatataaataaactatagtaactataggccgggctatagcttattattaatactaaataagggggtatataaattatagaattattaataagtagctaagtatacttagtcttttatttaaataagctaaaaaaggctactaacgACCTATTACTTAGGTAGAACTAAgacttactattactaattattaataataataataaattaaaatataaggtcttaaaagttattaaattatatttatataaaagaaaactatagtattaagcaaattaaaagggatataatataaacccGATTTAGTACGacgtaaagagctttaaatatatactaatagtactctaagtattttactattaatatttaattattaagggcccGTTACggaacgtaaatatataaataaaaaccgctatagctagtaattcgctattattaagagacgacgataatataatagcggtaattacggctataaatttactaaaataaggggtaatttagaggtttattttcGGCACTACGGATAGCgccctttaatattaaggggggggtaatattataataataagtattaaggcctaataggccctatagcttagccttaggctacgaggctaagctcttagtaattacgtaataagctagattactaggcctaaagggctagcccgctagcttctacttactattcttttttttccctctttacgttaagtctttagttaattaggttaatataatagcgttccgacctacctcgagttccctttcgtaatataagtaatatacttaatatgcttatactaagtattaagagggtattaataaaaataattacgaagggtagggtaatagttttataaagtattactaaaaggctaatagaagttaatatagatatatactctaagatAGATATGATTAGTATTAGGCtcgtaacttacttagggttaaccttagttattattatagctcccttattaagggacttttagaATAAAGCTATAGGTTAAggaaaagcttactaattaacgctcttttttattaattattataagtaactaaggaagatttagtaactatttattataattaataaggataaaaaatagtagactttttattattataattattaataggctaggagggtatttatattaatataataataaatatatagttatacgagcct encodes:
- a CDS encoding LCCL domain-containing protein, which translates into the protein MGAGDGPRVGDRPFKDMDDDYDASSRRSADEEAQFLAEGEEGYELEESTSSTPSLLSQQKFGPHVPHKRHCLAGPQPPRVHVIRPVLPAVQEAPPRLLDLVAPTPRRKAVVVAVFLALWAVAFSIPLASSRAIRDGLGREVINLDCGDTLWRFKNGCGLDGADCRPFTNSSFSFRCPANCMAHKLLNPHAVGDREIVYQPLVVGDEIYRGDSMICASAIHAGIVTDLSGGCGRLHRVGQHAGFNSTTKNGVETVPFDSYFPLSYNLTSDPSLQCGKRDPRQALLPTSMFFTSIFSLFTTSPAWQFFVSFVGIFAHVSFGSDPPTASRHAASVLPDRISKFTGRLLPALFCAAVLYRLCVRRTLTDVRAQFEKTALWLGGFWFGALSNYTFGWMPIQRLTAHDIEHQPGAKPALALILIILTFVMAKQVYFFWLEGRLPRFLALYALFLAAVIVGVSIPGVDLRVHHYIMAFCLLPGTSMQTRTSLFYQGMLLGLFVNGIARWGFDSVLQTPDELREDGPFNSLLPQIAKPIFSTGSFEPSVTFSWLVPPNIANEFDGISALVNDVERFRYYFADGPVDNEFVWLRKAKMVLPEYFRFAYMKDGVTLDYTQAGTWFSNGSWVMPS